ATAAATGTATTTCAGTGgacttatttccttatatgaactgtaactcagtaaactcTTCGAAATTGTTGCGTGTTGCTTTAATTTTTGATCAGTGTTGTTTGAAAATTCAAACACATTTGATGGAATATTGATTTAGCATGTTTCTGAATGATGCTGCATTGTTGACAACATGACCCAGCAGAGCAGATTACTGTTCTATTTGAGATGGACGCTCCTCCCTCATCGCTTTTGGCCGTTCACGTCACGGGCCATATATCCCAATGCACCGCCGCTCAGGTTGATATAAGAGACAATTTATACTTGATCTGTGAGGTGGTCGGAGCAGCCATATGGATGGTGCCTCCAGAGGCACACAGATGCCAATTTGAGCGCTGTACCGCATCGCATTGCGCCTCTAAAAATGTTTTGCAACCATGGGGAGGGCTcagtatagttccacattgacGTGACAAGCTGACTGGTTGACCGTAGATGggggcgggaggtcctgtataaaacacaaactcacttccatgtcaacttccttcacaacaccTCTGAGAAGAGCAAGAGACATGAATGCCCTAATCACAGTAAATACTGCACAGTCAATGCCAGATAAAGGCGCATCGCCTTTAACTCCCTCTGACCTCTGCCTTTTCATAGCTAACTTGTTGAACtcagctaacgttagttaactAGCTATGTTACTAAAATCTTGTTAACTAGCCAGAGGAATGTTGTTGGCAAGCAGATGTCCAGTAGTAGCTAGCCGGCCATCTACAATTTAGTTAGTTGAAGTTGAAAGGTTGAGCAATATGATTTCACTAATGTTACTAGTAGCTAACTAGGTTATAGACGATTTGATCAAATAAAAACGCCTACGATGACTGAGAAAGCTACGTAAGTTCGCCAAGTAACTGTCAAGACAACTTTGTATTATTGTTAAGTAGCTAGCGTCATCTCGTCGCTAGGCtatttgctaacgttagctagcttgttAGCTTAACTAGATACTTGTTCATTCAGCTTCACTTCCAAAACAAGTCCGTGTAGTCTAGTCATCCTAAATAAAACTGGTTATTCTATCGGTGGTGATACTTTGCCCTCTTGAAATGCAACAACTCTAAATGTATCAATTACAGCCAACTATCTATTAAAATGTTTGTTTCTCTCTAGAGCCCTAGCTAGGTACGTTAGCCGGCTGGATAACGAGACAACTTTCTGGAAAACCTCAGTCATGTCCTGTTAGCATTCGCCAATTAGCTAGCTGCAAGGGGAACATCATCGCACAGGAAGAAAcggattgtaaaaaaaaaacagaaaaatacCGTACCATCGTACAAATCGAGGCGATCTTTCGGACTGTCATCAGTATTTCCATCCGTCTTTTTCCATATTATTGGACCGAAACCCAATGTTAAAACGTTGACAGCCGCTACGGCTGTGGGGAGTTCCGGGGAGACCGTCCAGTTTGAGGATGAGGGAGTGGCTGGTTGGTGCACCGCCCCCCAGACCTACACCGCTCACTCATAGGCCAGTTTGAGGATGAGGGAGTGGCTGGTTGGTGCACCGCCCCCCAGACCTACACCGCTCACTCATAGGCCAGTTTGAGGATGAGGGAGTGGCTGGTTGGTGCACCGCCCCCCAGACCTACACCGCTCACTCATAGGCCAGTTTGAGGATGAGGGAGTGGCTGGTTGGTGCACCGCCCCCCAGACCTACACCGCTCACTCATAGGCCAGTTTCTGGGCTCAACAATTAGGAGGCGAGAACGAGGCTCGCAGATTAAAGTGGATGGATTATAATTGACCGGTCGTCGGGCAAATAATACATTACAGCAAAACTAAATTGTAGTCTAGCCTACCACTGCATGGTCACAAAGAACAGAGTCAAACCGTCCAAAATATGTGGAAATGGTTTAACTAAATGACTCTGTAGGCCTATTTCTTAAAATAGTTTGTGTTTAGCCTTCAATTCCAACAATTGATTCAATTTACTCATTGAATCCTATTTGACTGTCTTGAAATGTAGGCTAATAATTTGGGGAAAAGACCCCCCAAAATGATATCATATGCACAATTATGCTTGCCTATCCTAAACCGATAAAATGGCCAGATGCTAACAGGTCAGCGATTTGTAGGGGTTGTGCTGTCAGCAAATCTGCTAGGCTACTCATTCACGCCCCGTTCTCGCTCATCCCACTCCGGTTtgtctgactcttctctctcttgacTAACAATTGCTCGGGAAGTGGCGGGATTGACTTGTCTGCCCTTCATGGTTTATATGACAGTTCGGTGCTCTGTCTCTATTTATCCTATGTGAAATAACGGTTCCAAGGATACAATCGGATTGCCTAACGGTCTAGGATCGGGCGCCAAAAGAAACTTGATTTGGTCCATTTGCTTGGGAACTCAATGCAAGGGATCTTCAAACGGTATGCATGATTGTTTCGAAGTAGCAGCCAGAGGAGACGATTATAATTTATGTTCTTATCGAGATCGGGTGTATCGAGAGACGGTGGAATATTTTAGCAGTCGGGGGGCGAGGAGAAAGAGGAACGGCATTCGCAGACTGGACTCACAAGGGGCTTCTAAATGCGTCTTCTTGTCGACCCACCGAGAACTATGAATAGTGGTTCTAGCAACTTTCTGCTAGTTCCAATACCGGAGTATCCCGTTCTGGACTGCGTGCCCAACAAAAACGTTAAGATTGTGGTTTTGGGAGCGAGCAACGTCGGGAAAACAGGTAGGGAACATGGCTAATAACTTTTTGAGTAGTGCGCTAAACGAGAATcaatgtgaaagtgtgtgtgtacatacatttCGTTTATCAATTTTAGACCTTTAAGTAATTTTCCTATGCGAATAGAGAATGGAGGCTAGAATGAAAATAATGAATTTGTATTAGTTTGTCAAACGGATTGGCTACAAATCCAATTATGCAGACTATCAATGTCGATTTTTAAACCAGTTGTACCTATTCATATTTCCACCTAACACTTCGACCAGGGGTGtgaaactcattccatggagggcctgttgtctgcgggtttttcttttttcatttcaattaaacactagacaaccaggtgaggggagttctttagaaattagtgaccttaattcatcaatcaagcacaagggaggagcaaaaaccCGCGGACActgccctccatggaatgagtttgacacatgtgACTTAGATATTGTATTCGGCCATGTCTGTACTCTGTAGGATTGGCCTCTAGGCTACACACTGTCTGGTGTGCCAGGTTGGACAGCTAGTGGTAAACAGTGTCGCCtgcgattccctatatagtgcactacaattcaccagggcccataagtgcactacttttaactaaACCCCTACGTAGGCAATAGGGTCAAATTTGTATCTGGATGCAGACAGACTGATGGGAAGCTCGTCTCTACCACCTAAAGAGCCATGTCAACAATGAAAGATATGTAGCCTGCAGTATTATTCTCAAGGTGTTCCTCAATGGAGACTATTCATCTCGTTGTTTCAGCTTTGATAGTCAGGTTTCTGACCAAGAGGTTCATTGGGGACTATGAGGCAAACACAGGTAGGATTTGTATCATTCTCACAGTGCACACTCATATAATATCTGTCATTTCACATTGTAAAAACGTAGCCACACACTAGTTTACTATAGCCTCCTGTGTTTAAAAACAATCAGTCAGTACAAGGCATCCTGATGTGTTGCCTCATCATTCATTTGTTGCATGTCTACCCATCATGCGTGGTGCTAATCTCTGTTTTCCAGGGGCCCTTTACTCCAGAAAGATCAATCTAGATGGAGAACAGGTCTCACTACAGGTTCAGGACACACCCTGTGTCTCTCTACAGGTTGGTCTCTCTAAACACacaatgatttgtcccaaaatgGTACCCGATtctctatacagtgcactacttttcaccagatcCTTATGTGCACTGGTCAGAAGAAGTGCACTACATTGCGAtttagggtgtcatttggaacacCCCAGTGTCTCTCTAGTCTAAAGGTAACTGCTGCTCCTCGCTACAGCCTAGGGGTCTATCTAACCAGACGTGGGGTCAAATACTTTAAATGACATGCCAAGTCTCCCTCAGGATAGAGGTCTTCTAACCTCTTTCTGGATGTCATCAAGCAGACCGCACTTTGACtattccattgtattggttcaaTTGTAAAAAGTATTTGACATacagtagcctgtgtgtgtgtgtttgacatacagtagcctgtgtgtgtgtgtgtttgacatacagtagcctgtgtgtgtgtgtgtgtgtttgacatacagtagcctgtgtgtgtgtttgacatacagtagcctgtgtgtgtgtgtttgacatacagtagcctgtgtgtgtgtgtttgacatacagtagcctgtgtgtgtgtgtttgacatacagtagcctgtgtgtgtatttgacatacagtagcctgtgtgtgtatttgacatacagtagcctgtgtgtgtgtttgacccagATCTGGATATAACAAGTGGAAACATCTCCTCACTTAGCATTCTTCATTATCAGTAAGAATATATCATGTTACAGTAGACCAGGGCCCCTATAAAGCCTCTGAAtatagtgctgatctaggatcagttacGCCCTTTTAGATCACAACGAATGAGATTATATGGGCAGGTTACGACCTGATCAGCACTCCTATTTTGAGACCCTTTGTGGACATGAGCCTACATCCAGTATCAGGGCATATCCCAGacatttctctctactctctgtagtgATTGTGATGAGTTCAGTGACTCCCTGAGGGAGTCTCACATTCATTCATCAAACTCACTTTGAAAACTAACCACCTGTTCAAAGGCCTGGTTTTGTAAACAAAACTACAATCTGAGGTAAAGAGGTCTGGCgttctgtctgtgttctccaTAATCTCAGAGTAACAACCACACGCAGGCTTCTCATAATCACACTAATAAATAGTGTAGGAGGGCAGGTATCACTGTCTACATCAGTCTGCACCAGTGGGTTTTGAgtattagagacagacagatgtggcatgctctattccccccccccctctattccccccccaccccccaggaTGATGCAGAGGGGCTATATTGTCAGGAGCAGATCAACAGGTCTATCTACTGGGCGGATGGATACGTCCTGGTGTTCTCCATCACCGACCACAGCAGTTATAGAACCATACAGCCTCTCTACCAGCACGTCAGACGCATCCACCCTGCAGGGAACATACCTGTCATACTGGTGGGTTTGACTGTTATATTACGAGAGCTtgatgtttttattattatttatttaagtcTCCAAGTATGTCCTTCTCTTACTGGTGTCTAAATAGATAACCTTTTATTTTATCAGGAAGTATTTCTGGATGTCGCCTTAACATTTCTCtaatcctgctctcctctcctcccaggtgGGCAACAAGAGCGACCTCCTCCGTGCCCGCCAGGTGCCAGCTGACGAGGGCGAGACTTTGGCAGCCTCTCTGGGTGGGCCGTACTTTGAGGCGTCTGCCAGGGAGAACCACGAGGGGGTCCACGCTGCCTTCCTGCACCTCTGTGGCGAGGTGAGCCGGGCGCTGGGCGGGGGTAacggggagaaaaggagaggggggCTGCACCTGGCCCGGCCCAAGTCCCCCAACATGCAGGAGCTGAAGAGGAGGTTTCGACAGGTGCTGTCCTCTAAGGGAAAGTCTTCTACTAACACCTTGTGATGACAATGGGTGGAAAAAATGCTTATTTTTTTTGGTTCTGGTTCTGGAATTCTGGATTGAGCCCAGTTGACTCTCCTGTGATGTCGTTGTATGATAATGAATGGAACACTTTTTTTTCAAATGGAGCATTTCGTTGGAACAGTGAGAAGAGGGAAACAACGGATATTGTATTTCTTTGGATTGGAATGGAACATTAAGATAAAGAGGTTCCCCTTGTGGAAGGAATGGCAAAGAGACAGCAAGGCCCAATACTACCAACAGAACAGTGTGCTATGAGGCTTGTGACATCACATACCATTCTGACAATCTGACCAATGGTGACAGAGGAGCCTGAAATACTGACTTTGACTGACAGGCCTACGGACCAATCACAGGCTACTCTGAGATCTGCTATTCGATCTGAGCTGTCACACACTAGCCTACTCTTCTTGCTTCTGATACATTTGTATTGAATGAATGTCATCTGAAAATGTATTGTACCCAGAAGCAAAACAAACCGATGggttgcaccctattcccaatttagtgcactactttcatcCAGggcctaagtagtgcactatgtagggaattgggTGCGTTTGAGAAGCAACTAATATATTTTCAATATGAAAAATGTGGATAGGTCATGGTTAATCAAATGTTTATTTAGCAATTACATGTCCTTTGACATTTTAAATATGATCTGTttttagcagactcttttatccaaagagacttacagtcatgcatacatacatttttacctatgggtggtcccgggaattgaacccacaaccctggcattataagcgccatgctctacctgCTGGGCTACAGAGGACCATCCTGGTCTGTACTTATCTGAACCAACCTGATTCCCTCTGAACAGTCTCTAACCACAGATCTAAGATCAGTTTACCCTACCATTAGCACTAGCATGATATATCAGAGCTTATAGGGGGAACTTCAGCCAAACTACTGTCAGGCCTAGGGATACTGCTTGCAAACGTCTGCTAACTTTTCCTACATTTTTGGGTTTAccagaaatcccagttggaagtttcctggaatcaggagggaataggcaggatttctggaaaaccggGGGGTATTTGGGGGGGGAAAGTTACTGTAATTTTGCCACCCTAGTCAGGGCCCTTTAGAGCAACAGGTACACAGGCTCCATTTTGgacagatatatattttttataagaagccagagaggaaggggacatgggcttgtgttccaaatggcaccctatttcctatatagtgcactacccacagggctctggtcaaatgtagtgcactatatcgggagccatttgggactgaCCCATTGGAGAGACATGTCAAATCGGAGTTCTCATGACCTTTCACCTCTATCTGCTGTGTCAGAGTTTTGTGGAACACACCAGAGGTTAGGGAGCGCCCAGTTCCCCCAGACTCGCACGGATACACACAAGAACGCCTGGGgcacagggtcagggttagggttactgggGCACAGTGTTCCGATAACGACACATTCCTCAGCATCTGGAACTGGTTTCTGTGAATCTGGTCGTTGCCCCCAACCACCTACATAGAGAGACAAACACCACAAACTTTTAACCTCTGTCCTTTGACCTATAAAATGAATCAGTCTCATTGTGTGCCAGTAGAAGGATTCATTTCACTATAGTGGCTGAGTATAGCTTtgctgggtcatgttcattagggacAAAATGGACTTTAACaaggagggactacctggacttgttCTATTA
The window above is part of the Oncorhynchus gorbuscha isolate QuinsamMale2020 ecotype Even-year linkage group LG21, OgorEven_v1.0, whole genome shotgun sequence genome. Proteins encoded here:
- the rasl11a gene encoding ras-like protein family member 11A-like isoform X2; the encoded protein is MRLLVDPPRTMNSGSSNFLLVPIPEYPVLDCVPNKNVKIVVLGASNVGKTGALYSRKINLDGEQVSLQVQDTPCVSLQDDAEGLYCQEQINRSIYWADGYVLVFSITDHSSYRTIQPLYQHVRRIHPAGNIPVILVGNKSDLLRARQVPADEGETLAASLGGPYFEASARENHEGVHAAFLHLCGEVSRALGGGNGEKRRGGLHLARPKSPNMQELKRRFRQVLSSKGKSSTNTL
- the rasl11a gene encoding ras-like protein family member 11A-like isoform X1; the protein is MRLLVDPPRTMNSGSSNFLLVPIPEYPVLDCVPNKNVKIVVLGASNVGKTALIVRFLTKRFIGDYEANTGALYSRKINLDGEQVSLQVQDTPCVSLQDDAEGLYCQEQINRSIYWADGYVLVFSITDHSSYRTIQPLYQHVRRIHPAGNIPVILVGNKSDLLRARQVPADEGETLAASLGGPYFEASARENHEGVHAAFLHLCGEVSRALGGGNGEKRRGGLHLARPKSPNMQELKRRFRQVLSSKGKSSTNTL